GGATAGACCTGCAAAAAGCCCTGATAGGCGGCGAGCGTGTCGATCTCGATGGCCGCTGCATAAGCCTCGTTGGCGTTCGGAAAATCCCGCATCGGGCGCGACTGCAAGGCGGCGTAATTTTGCGTCGGCGGCAAACCCGCCGCATCGGGACTTGCCGCGAGCAGAACGACCGGATGGGTTAATTTCGACACGTCCCATGGGACGAAAGCACCATGCGACAATTCATTCGCCCGCAAACGCACGCGCGCGAAAACGTCATCGAGCGGCACGCCGCCATAACGTAACATTTCAGCGAGCGCCCGCGCGTAAATGCCATAAGGGCCCTGCTCCGACGGCGCTATCGTTCCGGGAGCCGCATTGAAGGCGTCAAGCGACCCCTCCTCGACATCGACGAGCGCAAGCCCGCCGGCGAGCGGATTGCCTTTCACCGGAAACGGATTGGCCCGCGCCGCGTCGAGCACGAAGACGCGGGCGTCCAAACGCAATCCAGCAAGCGCATGGGTGAAATCCGATATCCTGATCGCCTCGATCGGGATATCGCTCTCGCGCTGCAAAGTGGCATCGACCGGAACGAAATAATTCTCGCCGGAGTATTGCAGCCCGTAGCCAGCGAGATAGACGAAGGTGATCGCGTGCGGGCCAGCCTCTTGGACTTTGGCCAGAAATTCCTTGAAGGCGCGGCGCACCGAATCCTGATCGAGATCGGCGGCTCCCGTCACATCGAAGCCTGCCGTGGTCAGTGTCTGCGCGATCAGCCCGGCGTCATTCGACGCCGTTGCCAGGGGTCCGCCGGCATATTGCGCATTTCCGATCACCAGTGCGAGACGCGGCTCGCTTGTCTGCGCTTGCGCGGCCCAGGAAACGATTGACAATTCGACGGTCACAAAGATAGCAACCAGCAATTTTCTTTTTTTCATGCAACACCTTAGTACCACTTCAACTAAGTGTGATTATTGAAAAGCTTTGTGGCTTAACCACGACCGATCAAGGCGCTGCAAAGGCGGTTCAAGCGCCGAGCGACGAAGTACCAAGTGACGAGGTACCAAGTGTCTGGGCGACCACCTGCTTCAGCATCGGCAAAATCTCCGCCTCGAACCAGGGATTGCGTTTGGCCCAACCGATGTTGCGCCAAGACGGATGCGGCAGCGGAATGATGCGCGGCGCTTGCCCGGCAAAATCGCGCCAATTGCGGATGATCTCGTCGAGCGTGATCTTTTTCGGCAAAGGCCGGCCGGCGCGCGCGAAATGGTAGTCTTGCGCGTAGCGCCCAATCGCCAAAATCGTCTCGATTTGCGGCATCAGGGCGAAGAGATCGTCATGCCAGGCGGCGCGGCATTCCGGACGCGGCGGCAGATCGGCTTTCTTCGCATCCTGGCCGGGGAAGCAAAATCCCATCGGAACGATGGCGACTTGCGCGGTATCGTAGAAAGTCTCGCGCGACACATCCATCCATTGCCGCAAGCGATCGCCGGATGCGTCGTTAAAACTGATCCCGGTTGCATGAACTTTCGTTCCGGGTGCTTGGCTGGCAACGAGCAATTTCGCCGTCGTCGAGACGCGCAACACCGGACGCGGCTCATGCGGCAAAGGGGTCTTCAGCGGCGCTTCGAGACAGATGCGGCAGGCTCTGACGCGGGTTGCAAAAGCCTCAAGTACTAGAGCGGGATGAGGAAAAGTGGACACCGGTTTTCCGTCCTATCCCGCTCTAAACTATGTGAATCGATCACGTTCATGATTTTGGATTAGTTCAAGTCAGGCAAGCGCGACTTGAACTAATCCAAAATCATCGTGATCTATGACCGCGGGATCAGAGATCAAACGTTCGGCCATCATAGGCGATCGTAAGGCCCGCCGCTTCCATCTCGGGGATGCGCGCCAGCGCCGTCTCGCCCAAATGGGTCAGGACGGTTTGTTTGGCGGTGAAATCCGCGACATGCGATTTCAACGTCGGCCAATCCATGTGGTTTGGCACCGGCACATCGCCCGAATAGCACTCGACCAGAAAAAGATCGGCCCCGGCCGAAAGTTCGACGAGGCTTTCCGTCCAGCCGGTATCGCCCGAAAAGGCAAAGGTGCTGACGCCGTCGCTGAGCCTGACACCCGTCGCAAGGCCGCCCGACGGATGCAAGACCTCGAAGGTCTCGACCACCAGTCCCGCCACTTTCGACACGCGGCGGGCGAGGATCTCGTCGGCCTGCCAGGGGAAACTCCATTTGAATGTCATGGCACCTGGGAAAAAGGTCTCGAGCAAGGTGTCGAGCCGGCGCTTGAATCCGGGCGGCCCGATCATGAGGAGTGGCTTCGTCCGCCCGCTTACGAATTGGCAATCGAGCAGGAAAAACGGCAAGCCGCCGAAATGATCGCCGTGAAGATGCGAGATCACGATCAAATCGACATCGTTCACCTTGAAGCCCAGCTTCTGCCAGCTCACGATCGATCCCGCGCCGAAATCCACGA
The Methyloferula stellata AR4 DNA segment above includes these coding regions:
- a CDS encoding MBL fold metallo-hydrolase, which gives rise to MKVTIVGSGDAFGTGGRAHTCIRVDSGAGTALVDFGAGSIVSWQKLGFKVNDVDLIVISHLHGDHFGGLPFFLLDCQFVSGRTKPLLMIGPPGFKRRLDTLLETFFPGAMTFKWSFPWQADEILARRVSKVAGLVVETFEVLHPSGGLATGVRLSDGVSTFAFSGDTGWTESLVELSAGADLFLVECYSGDVPVPNHMDWPTLKSHVADFTAKQTVLTHLGETALARIPEMEAAGLTIAYDGRTFDL
- a CDS encoding uracil-DNA glycosylase family protein — encoded protein: MSTFPHPALVLEAFATRVRACRICLEAPLKTPLPHEPRPVLRVSTTAKLLVASQAPGTKVHATGISFNDASGDRLRQWMDVSRETFYDTAQVAIVPMGFCFPGQDAKKADLPPRPECRAAWHDDLFALMPQIETILAIGRYAQDYHFARAGRPLPKKITLDEIIRNWRDFAGQAPRIIPLPHPSWRNIGWAKRNPWFEAEILPMLKQVVAQTLGTSSLGTSSLGA